The following are encoded in a window of Bradyrhizobium guangdongense genomic DNA:
- a CDS encoding aldehyde dehydrogenase — translation MDVSLLVNGQDQAASSGEMFERRNPLSQEVASRAAAATLSDADAAVAAASAAFPAWSALGPNARRALLLKAADALDAKRDSFIKIMMAEIGTTEVWSAFNVKLASGMLREAASLTTQIAGEVIPSDKPGCLAMSVRQPAGVCLGIAPWNAPIILGVRALATPLACGNTVVLKASEICPGTHRLVGQVFKDAGFPPGVVNVLTNAPADAPAVVERLIANTAVRRINFTGSTRVGRVIAGLAGRHLKPVLLELGGKAPLVVLDDADLDAAVAAVAFGAFINQGQVCMSTERVIVDEAVASSFVEKLAKKASALPAGDPRSGPVVVGSMIDEAPAKHVGALIDDAVGKGAVKLAGGERAGTVVPATVLDRVVPGMRIYTEESFGPVVSVIRASGIDDAVRLANDTEYGLSAAVFGRDVARALTVAQRIESGICHVNGPTVHDEAQMPFGGVKGSGYGRFGGQAGIAEFSDLRWITIETQPQHYPF, via the coding sequence ATGGACGTCAGTCTTCTCGTCAACGGGCAGGATCAGGCCGCTTCGAGCGGCGAGATGTTCGAGCGACGCAATCCGCTGTCGCAGGAGGTCGCAAGCCGCGCGGCCGCCGCGACGCTGTCGGACGCAGACGCCGCGGTGGCTGCCGCTTCGGCCGCGTTTCCCGCATGGTCGGCGCTCGGTCCGAACGCAAGGCGGGCTCTGCTACTGAAGGCAGCCGATGCGCTCGATGCCAAGCGCGACTCCTTCATCAAGATCATGATGGCCGAGATCGGCACGACCGAGGTCTGGTCAGCCTTCAACGTCAAGCTCGCATCCGGCATGCTGCGCGAGGCAGCGTCGCTGACGACGCAGATCGCGGGCGAAGTGATCCCATCCGACAAGCCGGGATGCCTCGCAATGTCCGTCCGCCAGCCTGCTGGCGTGTGCCTCGGCATCGCGCCGTGGAATGCGCCGATCATCCTCGGCGTCCGCGCCTTGGCGACGCCGCTCGCCTGCGGCAACACGGTGGTGCTGAAGGCTTCTGAGATTTGCCCGGGAACGCACCGACTGGTCGGCCAAGTGTTCAAGGACGCCGGGTTTCCGCCCGGCGTTGTGAACGTGCTGACCAATGCGCCGGCCGACGCGCCGGCGGTGGTTGAACGTCTCATTGCTAATACCGCCGTGCGGCGGATCAACTTCACCGGCTCGACACGCGTCGGGCGCGTTATCGCTGGACTCGCCGGACGCCACCTCAAGCCGGTGCTGCTCGAGCTCGGCGGCAAGGCGCCGCTGGTCGTGCTCGACGATGCCGATCTCGATGCGGCCGTCGCAGCCGTGGCGTTCGGCGCCTTCATCAACCAGGGCCAGGTCTGTATGTCGACCGAGCGCGTAATCGTCGACGAGGCGGTCGCCTCATCCTTCGTCGAGAAGCTTGCGAAGAAGGCGAGTGCACTCCCCGCCGGTGACCCGCGCTCCGGCCCGGTTGTCGTCGGCTCGATGATCGACGAAGCTCCGGCCAAGCATGTCGGTGCGCTGATCGACGACGCCGTCGGCAAGGGCGCCGTCAAGCTCGCGGGCGGAGAGCGCGCCGGCACAGTCGTTCCAGCAACCGTGCTCGACCGCGTCGTTCCAGGCATGCGCATCTACACCGAGGAGAGCTTTGGTCCCGTCGTGTCGGTGATCCGCGCGAGCGGCATAGACGACGCCGTGCGGCTCGCCAATGACACCGAATATGGCCTGTCGGCCGCCGTGTTCGGCCGCGATGTGGCGCGTGCCTTAACGGTGGCGCAGCGGATCGAAAGCGGCATCTGCCACGTGAACGGCCCGACCGTGCATGACGAGGCGCAGATGCCCTTCGGTGGCGTGAAGGGGTCGGGCTACGGCCGCTTCGGCGGCCAGGCCGGGATCGCCGAGTTCAGCGATCTGCGCTGGATCACCATCGAGACGCAGCCTCAGCACTATCCGTTCTGA
- the mdlC gene encoding benzoylformate decarboxylase: MNSKVLTVREATLAVLRSFGVDRVFGNPGSTELAFLGDWPDDIDYVLGLQEGCVVGMADGYAQATGRPAFVNLHSAAGLGHALGNLFTAFRNKTPMVVTAGQQARSLLRMRPYLFAEDAGQFPKPYVKWSAEPARAEDVPAAIAQAFLTAMQHPRGPTFVSVPSDDWARPASLPPLRRIATEFAPDMAAIGRLGAAIAAAKSPAFVVGTEVDRNGAVDAMVAVAERAKAAVWASPMSSRSSFPELHPQFSGFLTASPGGLAHALRGADLIVVFGAPVFTFHVEGQCALLEDGTPIWQVTDDPTEAASAAAGDTIISTLPKALYALLSALPHTSGREAPAGRPHPIIPAAANPVPAAYALSRLATLMPGDAIVVEEAPSHRPAIQNFLPRPGADSFYTMASGGLGYSVPAAIGVALARPGRRTVCLVGDGSAMYCVQAIWTAAQRKLPITFVIMNNSGYGAMRAFSRLMQAQRPPGIDLPGIDFVALAKGLGCRGKRVTEVTDLDGILNEALASEGPALVDVTVDPTISDLFASAAPH, translated from the coding sequence ATGAACTCCAAAGTCCTGACGGTCCGGGAAGCAACCCTCGCTGTGCTTCGCTCCTTCGGCGTCGACCGCGTCTTCGGCAATCCAGGCTCGACCGAGCTCGCTTTTCTCGGCGACTGGCCCGATGACATCGACTACGTGCTTGGTCTGCAGGAAGGCTGCGTCGTCGGCATGGCCGACGGCTATGCGCAGGCGACGGGACGGCCGGCTTTCGTCAACCTGCACTCGGCCGCCGGGCTCGGGCATGCGCTTGGCAACCTCTTCACCGCCTTCCGCAACAAGACGCCGATGGTGGTGACGGCGGGACAGCAGGCGCGCAGCCTGCTGAGGATGCGGCCTTACCTCTTTGCCGAGGATGCCGGGCAGTTTCCAAAGCCGTACGTGAAATGGAGCGCCGAGCCCGCACGCGCCGAGGACGTGCCTGCCGCGATTGCCCAGGCCTTTCTCACCGCCATGCAGCATCCGCGCGGCCCGACATTCGTGTCGGTGCCGTCGGATGATTGGGCTCGGCCTGCTTCGCTCCCGCCCCTCAGGCGCATAGCAACGGAGTTTGCTCCGGATATGGCAGCAATCGGCCGGCTTGGCGCTGCAATCGCTGCCGCGAAAAGCCCAGCTTTCGTGGTTGGTACTGAGGTCGATCGCAACGGAGCCGTCGACGCGATGGTCGCGGTGGCCGAGCGGGCGAAGGCAGCCGTATGGGCAAGCCCGATGTCGAGCCGGTCGAGCTTTCCGGAACTGCACCCGCAGTTTTCTGGCTTCCTGACCGCCTCGCCTGGCGGCCTCGCCCACGCCTTGCGTGGGGCCGATTTGATCGTCGTGTTCGGCGCCCCCGTCTTCACTTTCCATGTCGAGGGCCAATGCGCGTTGCTCGAGGATGGAACGCCGATCTGGCAGGTGACCGATGATCCGACCGAGGCCGCATCCGCGGCTGCGGGCGACACCATCATCAGCACGCTTCCCAAGGCGCTTTATGCGCTGCTGTCGGCCCTGCCTCACACGAGCGGGCGTGAGGCACCTGCCGGGCGCCCGCATCCGATCATTCCCGCCGCGGCGAATCCAGTTCCTGCGGCCTATGCGTTGAGCCGACTCGCGACGCTGATGCCGGGAGACGCGATCGTGGTGGAGGAGGCGCCGTCGCACCGTCCCGCCATTCAAAACTTCCTGCCGCGGCCGGGCGCGGACAGCTTTTACACGATGGCAAGCGGCGGGCTTGGCTACAGCGTGCCGGCAGCAATCGGCGTGGCGCTGGCACGCCCCGGCCGCCGCACCGTGTGCCTGGTCGGCGATGGATCAGCGATGTACTGCGTCCAGGCGATCTGGACCGCTGCACAGCGCAAGCTGCCCATCACTTTCGTCATCATGAACAATTCCGGCTACGGTGCGATGCGCGCCTTCAGCCGGCTCATGCAGGCGCAGCGCCCGCCCGGGATCGATCTGCCCGGGATCGATTTCGTGGCGCTGGCCAAGGGACTTGGCTGTCGCGGCAAGCGGGTGACGGAAGTAACGGATCTTGACGGTATCCTCAATGAAGCGCTGGCGTCGGAGGGACCTGCACTGGTCGACGTCACGGTTGATCCGACGATTTCAGATCTATTTGCGTCTGCCGCGCCCCACTAA